From the Limanda limanda chromosome 2, fLimLim1.1, whole genome shotgun sequence genome, one window contains:
- the LOC133015385 gene encoding uncharacterized protein LOC133015385, with the protein MSSLDKVFLILIFAGGFWKTEAISVTGELGGDVTITCSHSYADGMVKYFCKAHCRDEDVLIRSNRFSTGRYRIKDERNTFYVTISRLTEGDAGTYWCGIDRVLKDTFQEDVLTVVKGKTQDPEDDFSQSTRGEALTTIATPAISKSIELTSGMDTTDHTKQKTDSNNTHAGEQNTGSDIVLYATVGSVATLSVSLLLATRFRKRRDEIDSENDDIAKEVRSKIRLSDKKSGAHRPNQDASTSVYTEVEYSHLISVKTSAAPEVLQSQDIQHQMSSAPPQSSAAYVYHP; encoded by the exons ATGAGTAGCCTGGACAAGGTTTTCCTAATTCTGATTTTTGCAGGAG GATTCTGGAAGACTGAAGCTATATCTGTAACAGGAGAGCTGGGTGGAGACGTCACAATTACATGCTCTCACTCTTATGCAGATGGCATGGTCAAATATTTCTGCAAGGCGCATTGTAGAGATGAAGACGTCCTAATAAGAAGCAACAGATTCAGTACAGGCAGATACCGCATCAAAGATGAAAGAAACACGTTCTACGTGACCATCTCTCGTCTGACAGAGGGCGACGCAGGAACCTACTGGTGTGGAATAGATAGAGTTTTAAAGGACACGTTCCAAGAAGATGTCCTCACAGTCGTAAAGG gaaAAACCCAGGACCCTGAAGATGACTTTTCACAATCAACTAGAGGTGAAGCACTTACTACAATTGCAACACCTGCCATTTCCAAATCAATAGAACTCACATCTGGAATGGACACCACTGACCATACAAAGCAGAAAACAG ACTCAAACAACACTCATGCAGGAGAACAGAACACCGGCTCAG ACATCGTGCTGTATGCTACTGTTGGGAGCGTTGCCACGCTCAgtgtgtcactgctgctggCAACGAGGTTCAGGAAACGCAGAGACGAG ATCGACAGTGAGAACGATGACATTGCAAAAGAAGTGCGGTCAAAGATAAGATTATCTGATAAGAAGTCTGGTGCTCACCGACCAAATCAGGATGCTTCAACGTCTGTGTACACAGAGGTCGAATATAGCCACCTCATATCAGTGAAAACATCTGCTGCTCCAGAGGTGCTACAGAGTCAAGATATTCAGCATCAAATGTCTTCAGCACCACCTCAGAGCTCTGCAGCATATGTATATCACCCATGA
- the LOC133015369 gene encoding CMRF35-like molecule 1 isoform X2: protein MKSALRSEKEKGQRRMSSMDKVFLILIFQGGFWKTEAISVKGNLGGDVTIKCTHLIAYWNFKYFCKDPCEDEDVLIRSNEISTGRYSIKEEGNTFYVTISRLTEGDAGTYWCGIDRVGKDSFKEVVLTVVKGKTKDPEDDFSQSTIGKLVYIGAGLGGAVLALAVVLLIFFKHQKKEISITSGTYESTDYASPSSLSGNGLNSRDQPDDLFYSTVNFNTHADCRGVPSRPAEVTYSTISHIPTEESDLYCNL, encoded by the exons ATGAAATCAGCGTTGAGAtcagaaaaggaaaagggaCAAAGACGTATGAGTAGCATGGACAAGGTTTTCCTCATTCTGATTTTTCAAGGAG GATTCTGGAAGACTGAAGCTATATCTGTAAAAGGAAACCTGGGTGGAGACGTCACAATTAAATGCACTCACCTTATTGCATATTGGAACTTCAAATATTTCTGCAAGGACCCTTGTGAGGATGAAGACGTCCTAATAAGAAGCAACGAAATCAGTACAGGCAGATACAGTATCAAAGAGGAAGGAAACACGTTCTACGTGACCATCTCTCGTCTGACAGAGGGCGACGCAGGAACCTACTGGTGTGGAATAGATAGAGTTGGTAAGGACTCGTTCAAGGAAGTTGTCCTCACAGTCGTAAAGG ggAAAACAAAGGACCCTGAAGATGACTTTTCACAATCAACTATAG GCAAACTGGTGTACATCGGAGCAGGTCTCGGGGGGGCTGTGCTAGCTCTGGCGGTGGTGCTGCTGATCTTCTTCAAAcatcaaaagaaagaaatcagcATCACCTCTG GAACGTACGAGAGCACTGACTATGCATCGCCGTCCAGTCTGAGTGGAAACGGCCTCAACAGCAGGGACCAACCAGATGACTTGTTTTACTCCACTGTCAACTtcaacacacacgcagactGCAGAGGTGTCCCGAGTCGCCCTGCAGAGGTCACATACTCCACCATCAGTCACATCCCAACGGAGGAATCAGACTTGTATTGTAACCTCTAG
- the LOC132996195 gene encoding CMRF35-like molecule 8, whose product MGAAGISWRTTMTVIITASQIPALISVRTTAVTGVEGQRFSFTCEYPQSRQSNPKYLCRVDDNETHLIRTERHNQWETKGRFSLYDNTTAAFLLVQVDRLVPEDGGTYWCGVDVSLQPDYICVIHLKVSRAAKPPKTRTHHINEVSTTPTDVKVDKLNISLLLTAVMCVAAILFVCLFTLCLLCAVKHQRSGPRQNREPSADYETMTSGEGTEPEPRCTCSSSDCAALSAPPLPPPERCPHFTSEHRESAVSLDEYAEVDVRGRVCRYQDLDLSQLEDHVYHTLCGHKDGPMQMNC is encoded by the exons ATGGGAGCGGCCGGGATCTCATGGAGAACAACTATGACCGTCATCATCACAGCATCACAAATCCCAG CTCTGATCAGTGTCAGAACCACAGCTGTGACCGGTGTGGAGGGTCAGAGGTTCAGCTTCACATGTGAATACCCACAGAGCAGGCAGAGCAACCCCAAGTACCTCTGCCGTGTGGACGACAATGAAACTCACCTGATAcgcacagagagacacaaccAGTGGGAGACCAAAGGACGCTTCTCCCTGTACGACAACACCACTGCAGCCTTCCTCCTGGTCCAAGTGGACAGACTGGTCCCAGAGGACGGTGGGACATACTGGTGCGGGGTGGACGTCAGCTTACAACCGGATTATATATGTGTCATACACCTGAAAGTCTCTCGAG CAGCAAAGCCTCCAAAAACTCGGACTCATCACA TAAATGAAGTATCCACAACACCCACAGACGTCAAAGTGGACA AGCTCAACATTTCCCTGCTTCTGACTGCAGTGATGTGTGTGGCAGCcatactgtttgtgtgtctgttcacactGTGTCTCCTGTGCGCTGTTAAACACCAGAGATCAGGCCCACGCCAGAACAGAGAG CCATCAGCGGACTATGAGACAATGACATCTGGTGAGGGAACTGAACCTGAACCCCGCTGCACCTGTTCATCTTCGGACTGTGCTGCTCTCTCAGCTCCACCGCTGCCACCTCCTGAACGCTGCCCCCACTTCACGTCAGAGCACCGGGAATCCGCTGTCAGTCTCGATGAATACGCTGAAGTGGATGTACGAGGCCGAGTCTGCCGGTACCAAGATCTGGATCTCAGTCAGTTGGAGGATCATGTTTATCACACGCTCTGTGGTCACAAAGATGGACCCATGCAGATGAACTGTTGA
- the LOC133015369 gene encoding CMRF35-like molecule 9 isoform X1, producing the protein MKSALRSEKEKGQRRMSSMDKVFLILIFQGGFWKTEAISVKGNLGGDVTIKCTHLIAYWNFKYFCKDPCEDEDVLIRSNEISTGRYSIKEEGNTFYVTISRLTEGDAGTYWCGIDRVGKDSFKEVVLTVVKGKTKDPEDDFSQSTIGEAFTTTSARPSLTTNATRLTFTTNASRPALTTNAAHPSKLVYIGAGLGGAVLALAVVLLIFFKHQKKEISITSGTYESTDYASPSSLSGNGLNSRDQPDDLFYSTVNFNTHADCRGVPSRPAEVTYSTISHIPTEESDLYCNL; encoded by the exons ATGAAATCAGCGTTGAGAtcagaaaaggaaaagggaCAAAGACGTATGAGTAGCATGGACAAGGTTTTCCTCATTCTGATTTTTCAAGGAG GATTCTGGAAGACTGAAGCTATATCTGTAAAAGGAAACCTGGGTGGAGACGTCACAATTAAATGCACTCACCTTATTGCATATTGGAACTTCAAATATTTCTGCAAGGACCCTTGTGAGGATGAAGACGTCCTAATAAGAAGCAACGAAATCAGTACAGGCAGATACAGTATCAAAGAGGAAGGAAACACGTTCTACGTGACCATCTCTCGTCTGACAGAGGGCGACGCAGGAACCTACTGGTGTGGAATAGATAGAGTTGGTAAGGACTCGTTCAAGGAAGTTGTCCTCACAGTCGTAAAGG ggAAAACAAAGGACCCTGAAGATGACTTTTCACAATCAACTATAGGTGAAGCATTTACTACAACTTCAGCACGTCCTTCACTTACTACAAATGCAACACGTCTTACATTTACTACAAATGCATCACGTCCTGCACTAACTACAAATGCAGCACATCCTA GCAAACTGGTGTACATCGGAGCAGGTCTCGGGGGGGCTGTGCTAGCTCTGGCGGTGGTGCTGCTGATCTTCTTCAAAcatcaaaagaaagaaatcagcATCACCTCTG GAACGTACGAGAGCACTGACTATGCATCGCCGTCCAGTCTGAGTGGAAACGGCCTCAACAGCAGGGACCAACCAGATGACTTGTTTTACTCCACTGTCAACTtcaacacacacgcagactGCAGAGGTGTCCCGAGTCGCCCTGCAGAGGTCACATACTCCACCATCAGTCACATCCCAACGGAGGAATCAGACTTGTATTGTAACCTCTAG